One stretch of Lysobacter sp. KIS68-7 DNA includes these proteins:
- the hppD gene encoding 4-hydroxyphenylpyruvate dioxygenase has product MNAQPNLGMQVTTFENPMGIDGFEFVEFAAPQGQGDMLHDYFRRMGFTAVLRHKTRPITVYRQGGVNFLVNEDPDSFAADFAAAHGPSACGFAIRFKKPADEVCKVVLGNGGEAISHKPQSKAVDAPVVKGIGDCMLYLVDKYGDKGSMYEDFLPVQGADQNPKGFGLTFIDHLTHNLFFGNMQKWSDYYERLFNFREIRYFDIKGAKTGLVSKAMTAPDGVVRIPLNESSDPKSQINEYLDAYKGEGIQHIACFTDNIYDTVEAMRAQGVEFLDTPETYFDVIDQRVPNHGEDVPRLARNKILIDADPETKQRKLLQIFTQNAIGPIFFEIIQRKGNEGFGEGNFQALFESIERDQMRRGVL; this is encoded by the coding sequence ATGAACGCCCAGCCCAACCTCGGCATGCAGGTCACCACCTTCGAGAACCCGATGGGGATCGACGGGTTCGAGTTCGTCGAGTTCGCCGCGCCGCAGGGCCAGGGCGACATGCTGCACGACTACTTCCGCCGCATGGGGTTCACCGCCGTGCTGCGCCACAAGACCCGCCCGATCACGGTGTACCGCCAGGGCGGCGTCAACTTCCTCGTGAACGAGGATCCCGATTCCTTCGCCGCCGATTTCGCGGCCGCGCACGGCCCGAGCGCCTGCGGCTTCGCGATCCGCTTCAAGAAGCCGGCCGATGAAGTCTGCAAGGTCGTGCTTGGCAACGGCGGCGAAGCGATTTCGCACAAGCCGCAGTCCAAGGCCGTCGACGCGCCGGTGGTGAAGGGCATCGGCGATTGCATGCTGTACCTGGTCGACAAGTACGGCGACAAGGGCTCGATGTACGAAGACTTCCTGCCGGTGCAGGGCGCGGACCAAAACCCGAAGGGCTTCGGCCTGACCTTCATCGACCACCTCACGCACAACCTCTTCTTCGGCAACATGCAGAAGTGGTCGGATTACTACGAGCGCCTGTTCAACTTCCGCGAGATTCGCTACTTCGACATCAAGGGCGCGAAGACCGGCCTGGTGTCCAAGGCGATGACCGCGCCGGATGGCGTCGTGCGCATCCCGCTCAACGAATCCAGCGATCCGAAGTCGCAGATCAACGAATACCTCGACGCCTACAAGGGCGAGGGCATCCAGCACATCGCGTGCTTCACGGACAACATCTACGACACCGTGGAAGCGATGCGCGCGCAGGGCGTCGAATTCCTCGACACGCCCGAAACCTATTTCGACGTGATCGACCAGCGCGTTCCGAACCACGGCGAAGACGTGCCGCGCCTGGCGCGAAACAAGATCCTGATCGACGCCGACCCGGAAACCAAGCAGCGCAAGCTGCTGCAGATCTTCACGCAGAACGCCATCGGCCCGATCTTCTTCGAGATCATCCAGCGCAAGGGCAACGAAGGCTTCGGCGAAGGCAACTTCCAGGCGTTGTTCGAGAGCATCGAACGCGACCAGATGCGCCGCGGCGTGCTGTAA
- a CDS encoding MarR family winged helix-turn-helix transcriptional regulator yields MSAEPTKTSVPPSPEDHAELDLDRFLPYRLSVLSNRISQAIARLYQARFGFGITEWRVIAVLGRYPELSANAVAERTAMDKVAVSRAVAHLLERGLLTREMHGDDRRRSVLTLSEAGIRIYDEIVPLALGRERKLLATLDAEERRQLERILEKLANEGLPAMLE; encoded by the coding sequence ATGAGCGCTGAACCGACCAAAACCAGCGTCCCACCCAGCCCGGAGGACCACGCCGAGCTCGACCTCGACCGGTTCCTGCCCTACCGGCTGAGCGTCCTGTCCAACCGCATCAGCCAGGCGATCGCCCGGCTTTACCAGGCGCGCTTCGGCTTCGGCATCACCGAGTGGCGGGTGATCGCGGTGCTCGGGCGTTACCCCGAGTTGAGCGCGAATGCGGTGGCCGAACGCACGGCGATGGACAAGGTGGCGGTGAGTCGTGCGGTGGCGCATTTGCTCGAGCGCGGGTTGCTGACGCGCGAGATGCACGGCGACGATCGCCGCCGTTCGGTGCTCACGTTGAGCGAGGCGGGCATTCGTATCTACGACGAGATCGTGCCACTCGCATTGGGCCGCGAGCGCAAGTTGCTCGCGACGCTGGATGCGGAGGAGCGTCGGCAGCTGGAGCGGATCCTGGAAAAACTCGCGAACGAAGGTTTGCCCGCGATGCTCGAATGA
- a CDS encoding NAD(P)/FAD-dependent oxidoreductase, translating into MSANKQYDTIIVGAGHNGLVAANYLAKAGRKVLVLERRDRAGGQLAGEAFDGAAFDPLHAGGQLRPDIVRDLDLAKHGLATGKPAPYVSLLPDGRRLVLDTANEAATRESIRQFSANDAQRWPEFVAFMDRAAAFLDAAYRTPMPRLPHVTLAEGWPLAKLAWTLRRLGGKDMFRVIRMMSMSTVEFTEEWFESEELKAAIAAVGIHGFTLGSMSAGTGYTLMHNWLNRGGLAHRAGGSAQIANALVAALKANGGELRTATGVKRILVERSRAAGVQLENGEEIRAANVFSAADPRNTLLKLVGAPELPTEFVWHVQSIKMRGSLAKVHLRTDGSHGIPAGTLALAPTLKYLERAFDAAKYGELAQKPYLEVTTAGDVVSIHMQSAPYKLRGTNWNDAHAEVERIAIETLAEQFPSLKSSIREVRTLTPVDLEREYALTEGDLNHGQLILDQMFFMRPLPGWSNHATPIDGLYLCGNGVHGGAGISGAAGRNAATKVLAEKA; encoded by the coding sequence ATGAGCGCGAACAAGCAGTACGACACGATCATCGTCGGCGCGGGCCACAACGGCCTGGTCGCTGCGAACTACCTCGCGAAGGCCGGCAGGAAGGTGCTGGTGCTCGAACGGCGCGATCGCGCGGGCGGACAGCTCGCAGGTGAAGCGTTCGACGGCGCCGCCTTCGATCCGCTGCATGCCGGTGGACAGTTGCGCCCGGACATCGTGCGCGACCTAGACCTGGCGAAGCACGGGCTCGCGACCGGCAAGCCCGCGCCTTACGTCTCGCTGCTGCCCGATGGCCGCCGCCTCGTGCTCGACACGGCGAACGAAGCCGCCACGCGCGAATCCATTCGTCAGTTCTCCGCCAACGACGCTCAGCGCTGGCCCGAGTTCGTCGCCTTCATGGACCGCGCCGCCGCGTTCCTCGACGCTGCGTATCGCACGCCGATGCCGCGCCTGCCGCACGTCACGCTGGCCGAGGGCTGGCCGTTGGCGAAGCTCGCATGGACCCTGCGTCGCCTCGGTGGCAAGGACATGTTCCGCGTCATCCGCATGATGTCGATGTCGACGGTGGAGTTCACCGAAGAGTGGTTCGAATCCGAGGAACTGAAGGCCGCCATCGCCGCGGTCGGCATCCATGGCTTCACGCTTGGTTCGATGTCGGCGGGCACCGGCTACACGCTGATGCACAACTGGCTCAACCGCGGCGGCCTGGCGCATCGCGCGGGCGGCAGCGCGCAGATCGCCAACGCGCTGGTTGCGGCGCTCAAGGCGAACGGCGGCGAGCTGCGCACGGCCACGGGCGTGAAGCGCATCCTCGTCGAGCGTTCGCGCGCGGCGGGCGTGCAACTCGAGAACGGTGAAGAGATCCGCGCGGCGAACGTGTTTTCCGCCGCCGATCCGCGCAACACGCTGCTGAAGCTCGTCGGCGCGCCCGAACTGCCGACCGAATTCGTCTGGCACGTGCAGTCGATCAAGATGCGCGGCTCGCTGGCGAAGGTGCACCTGCGCACGGACGGAAGTCATGGCATTCCGGCGGGCACGCTCGCATTGGCGCCGACGCTCAAGTACCTGGAGCGCGCGTTCGACGCGGCGAAGTACGGCGAGCTCGCGCAGAAGCCCTACCTGGAAGTCACGACCGCAGGCGACGTCGTTTCGATCCACATGCAGTCTGCGCCGTACAAACTGCGCGGCACCAACTGGAACGACGCGCACGCGGAAGTCGAACGCATCGCGATCGAAACGCTGGCGGAGCAGTTCCCTTCGCTGAAGTCCTCGATCCGCGAAGTCCGCACGCTCACGCCGGTGGACCTGGAACGCGAGTACGCGCTGACCGAAGGCGACCTCAACCACGGCCAGCTGATCCTCGACCAGATGTTCTTCATGCGCCCGTTGCCGGGCTGGTCGAACCACGCCACGCCGATCGATGGCCTGTACCTGTGCGGCAACGGCGTGCATGGCGGCGCAGGCATCAGCGGTGCGGCCGGGCGCAACGCGGCAACGAAGGTGTTGGCCGAGAAAGCCTGA
- a CDS encoding NAD(P)/FAD-dependent oxidoreductase has product MSSNQYDAIVIGAGHNGLIAAAYLARAGKKVCVLERREVVGGAAVTAEPFPGYRFSQFSYVVSLLRPEIIRDLELPRHGLKILPLPSTVTPMDNGDYLAAWDDHDLTRQELYRHSPRDAEASDEYGRVMARAAKAIKPILGLVPPDPSSMSPRDMLRMLKVGQYAKSLSEKELYQIAKLLTQSAADLLNDWFEFDPLKGTKSASGIIGTFLGPNSPGTAYVLLHHYMGEIDGAFRAWGFCKNGNGGVTQAIASSARALGVEIRTNASVQQVIVKGGRAAGVALANGDELQAKVVISAADPKRSFLQFVEQKHLPGEFVEQIKNFRVRGSSGKVNIALSELPDFTCLPGEGPLHRGAISISPSMEYIERAYDEAKYGQFAKNPYIDMIIPSMIDRDMAPPGHHVMSCFVQYAPYDIEGGWDDAKRDAFGETVISTIERYAPNIRRAIVGKQVITPKDIEMIAGITGGNIFHGELLLHQLFFLRPAPQWADFRTPLPGYYFGASGAHPGGGVMGAAGKLAAQEVLKDWK; this is encoded by the coding sequence ATGAGCAGCAACCAATACGACGCCATCGTCATCGGCGCCGGCCACAACGGTCTGATCGCAGCGGCCTACCTCGCACGCGCGGGCAAGAAGGTCTGCGTACTCGAACGCCGCGAAGTCGTCGGCGGCGCCGCGGTCACGGCCGAACCGTTCCCCGGCTATCGCTTCAGCCAGTTCTCCTACGTCGTCAGCCTGCTGCGTCCGGAGATCATCCGCGACCTCGAACTGCCGCGGCACGGCTTGAAGATCCTGCCGCTGCCGAGCACGGTCACGCCGATGGACAACGGTGATTACCTCGCCGCATGGGACGACCATGACCTGACGCGTCAGGAGCTGTATCGCCACTCGCCGCGCGATGCCGAAGCGAGCGACGAATACGGCCGCGTGATGGCGCGCGCCGCGAAGGCGATCAAACCGATCCTCGGCCTGGTACCGCCGGATCCCTCGTCGATGAGCCCGCGCGACATGCTGCGCATGCTCAAGGTCGGCCAGTACGCGAAGAGCCTGTCGGAAAAGGAGCTGTACCAGATCGCCAAGCTGCTCACGCAGTCGGCGGCGGACCTGCTTAACGACTGGTTCGAATTCGATCCGCTCAAGGGCACCAAGTCGGCGAGCGGCATCATCGGCACCTTCCTCGGTCCGAATTCGCCGGGCACGGCCTACGTGCTGCTGCACCATTACATGGGTGAGATCGACGGCGCGTTCCGCGCCTGGGGTTTCTGCAAGAACGGCAACGGCGGCGTGACGCAGGCGATCGCGAGTTCCGCGCGTGCGCTCGGCGTCGAGATCCGCACCAATGCCTCCGTGCAGCAGGTCATCGTCAAGGGCGGCCGCGCCGCGGGCGTGGCGCTGGCCAACGGCGATGAGCTGCAGGCGAAGGTCGTCATCTCCGCCGCCGACCCGAAGCGCAGCTTCCTGCAGTTCGTCGAGCAGAAGCACCTGCCCGGCGAGTTCGTCGAGCAGATCAAGAACTTCCGTGTGCGCGGCTCGTCCGGCAAGGTCAACATCGCGCTCAGCGAGCTGCCGGACTTCACCTGCCTGCCGGGCGAAGGCCCGTTGCATCGCGGTGCGATCTCGATCAGCCCGAGCATGGAATACATCGAACGCGCCTACGATGAAGCGAAGTACGGCCAGTTCGCGAAGAACCCTTATATCGACATGATCATCCCCTCGATGATCGACCGCGACATGGCGCCTCCGGGCCACCACGTGATGTCGTGCTTCGTGCAGTACGCGCCCTACGACATCGAAGGCGGTTGGGACGATGCCAAGCGCGATGCCTTCGGCGAGACGGTGATCTCCACCATCGAGCGCTATGCGCCGAACATCCGCCGCGCCATCGTCGGCAAGCAGGTGATCACGCCGAAGGACATCGAGATGATCGCCGGCATCACGGGCGGCAACATTTTCCACGGCGAATTGCTGCTGCACCAATTGTTCTTCCTGCGCCCGGCGCCGCAATGGGCCGATTTCCGCACGCCGCTGCCGGGTTACTACTTCGGCGCGTCCGGCGCGCATCCGGGCGGTGGCGTCATGGGCGCGGCCGGCAAGCTGGCCGCACAGGAAGTCCTCAAGGATTGGAAGTAA
- a CDS encoding aminomethyltransferase family protein, with protein sequence MFQLKHTPFHERTSKLSLPQNWRRWAGHIVVGSYDLHVEREYWAIRDAVALIDVSPLMKYMIEGPDAARLLDKLTPRDIGKMAVGQVGYTGWCDDEGKLLDDGTISRLGEQTFRLTSAEPSLRWLSMNAVGMDVSITEVTEKMGALSLQGPKARTVLNKVCGKTLDKLKYFRVMENTLAGKKVTISRTGYTGDLGFEIWMEVADALAVWDALMEAGRDYGIVPCGILAMDMARVEAGLFMIDVDYTAANHAWIEGQKSSPLEMGLDWAVHLDKPGYFVGRRALEREQKAGSAWKLMGFEVDWAGMEPLFAKVGLPPQIPAMAVRGSLPVKQGETQVGYASTSTWSPVLKTYIALVHLQKPYYEPGTALTMEVTVEHKRLQAPGKVVKLPFYEPEWKKK encoded by the coding sequence ATGTTCCAGCTCAAACACACGCCCTTCCACGAGCGCACGTCGAAGCTCAGCCTGCCGCAGAACTGGCGGCGCTGGGCCGGCCACATCGTGGTCGGCTCCTACGACCTGCATGTCGAACGCGAGTACTGGGCGATTCGCGACGCGGTCGCGCTGATCGATGTCTCGCCCTTGATGAAGTACATGATCGAAGGCCCCGACGCCGCGCGCCTGCTCGACAAGCTCACGCCGCGCGACATCGGCAAGATGGCCGTCGGCCAGGTCGGTTACACCGGTTGGTGCGACGACGAAGGCAAGCTGCTCGACGACGGCACGATCTCGCGCCTGGGCGAGCAGACATTCCGGCTCACGTCGGCCGAGCCCTCGTTGCGCTGGCTGTCGATGAACGCGGTCGGCATGGACGTGTCGATCACCGAAGTCACCGAGAAGATGGGCGCGCTGAGCCTGCAGGGCCCGAAAGCGCGCACCGTGCTCAACAAGGTGTGCGGCAAGACGCTCGACAAGCTGAAGTACTTCCGGGTGATGGAGAACACGCTCGCCGGGAAGAAAGTGACGATCTCGCGCACCGGTTACACCGGCGACCTCGGCTTCGAAATCTGGATGGAAGTCGCCGACGCATTGGCGGTGTGGGATGCGCTGATGGAAGCGGGCCGCGACTACGGCATCGTGCCCTGCGGCATCCTCGCGATGGACATGGCGCGCGTCGAGGCTGGTCTGTTCATGATCGACGTCGACTACACCGCGGCCAACCACGCGTGGATCGAAGGCCAGAAATCCTCGCCGCTGGAGATGGGCCTGGATTGGGCCGTGCATCTGGACAAGCCCGGTTACTTCGTCGGCCGCCGCGCGCTGGAGCGCGAACAGAAGGCGGGTTCGGCGTGGAAGCTCATGGGCTTCGAAGTCGATTGGGCAGGCATGGAGCCGCTGTTCGCGAAGGTCGGTTTGCCGCCGCAGATTCCCGCGATGGCGGTGCGCGGCAGCCTGCCGGTGAAGCAGGGTGAAACGCAGGTCGGTTATGCATCGACCAGCACGTGGTCGCCGGTGCTGAAGACCTACATCGCGCTGGTGCATTTGCAGAAACCGTATTACGAACCCGGCACGGCGCTGACGATGGAAGTCACCGTCGAGCACAAGCGCCTGCAGGCGCCTGGCAAGGTCGTGAAGCTGCCGTTCTATGAGCCGGAGTGGAAGAAGAAATGA
- a CDS encoding aromatic ring-hydroxylating dioxygenase subunit alpha, protein MNTFVADSEDNHARMGEAVAVQMRDRDAGLMQYFYRSSVVYQQELDNLFFKSWLWAGHVSQVPNPGDYFLYEIGEESVIVARGNDGEIRALINSCRHRGSRVCEERQGSCKTFVCPYHGWVYGTDGSLRAARHMDAMPEFRKEDHGLKQARVAVRFGLIFINFDPDAYDYNVALAQLDAQLGPYRLENAKIAHRETYSVDANWKIALGNYLECYHCDTAHRAYSKLHTFKEREAVVAPINRAMWERAERETGVHDIEKALYRMFREAPGFGSCVYTSRYALFDGYVTGSRDGTPVAPLMGEFKGYDGGAGDYQLGPLTYMLNYPDHCILFRYVPFGKDKTDMEIVWFVNGDAVEGVDYDREKLVWLWHVTTLEDKRIMTLNAAGVNSRFFEPGPQHPEFEDTPKRFVDWYLHALSGDFTVVPPTVRAHRTSSCEMSEHP, encoded by the coding sequence ATGAACACTTTCGTCGCCGACAGCGAAGACAACCACGCCCGCATGGGCGAAGCGGTGGCCGTGCAGATGCGCGACCGCGACGCCGGCCTCATGCAGTACTTCTACCGCTCCTCGGTGGTGTACCAGCAGGAGCTCGACAACCTGTTCTTCAAGAGCTGGTTGTGGGCGGGGCATGTCAGCCAGGTCCCGAATCCGGGCGATTACTTCCTGTACGAGATCGGCGAGGAGTCGGTGATCGTCGCGCGCGGCAACGATGGCGAGATCCGCGCGCTGATCAATTCCTGCCGCCACCGCGGTTCGCGTGTATGCGAAGAACGACAGGGCAGCTGCAAGACCTTCGTCTGCCCGTACCACGGTTGGGTGTACGGCACCGACGGCAGCCTGCGCGCAGCGCGCCACATGGATGCGATGCCGGAATTCCGCAAGGAAGACCACGGGCTGAAGCAGGCGCGCGTGGCCGTGCGCTTCGGCCTGATCTTCATCAACTTCGATCCGGACGCCTACGACTACAACGTCGCGCTGGCGCAGCTCGACGCGCAGCTTGGCCCGTATCGCCTGGAGAACGCGAAGATCGCGCACCGCGAGACCTATTCGGTCGACGCGAACTGGAAGATCGCGCTGGGCAACTACCTCGAGTGCTACCACTGCGACACCGCGCATCGTGCGTACTCGAAGCTCCACACCTTCAAGGAACGCGAAGCGGTCGTCGCGCCGATCAACCGTGCGATGTGGGAACGCGCCGAGCGCGAGACCGGCGTGCACGACATCGAAAAAGCGCTGTATCGCATGTTCCGCGAGGCGCCGGGCTTCGGGTCCTGCGTCTACACGAGCCGCTATGCCTTGTTCGACGGCTACGTGACGGGCAGCCGCGACGGCACGCCGGTCGCGCCGCTGATGGGCGAGTTCAAGGGTTACGACGGCGGCGCGGGCGACTACCAGCTCGGCCCGCTGACCTACATGCTCAACTACCCGGACCACTGCATCCTGTTCCGCTACGTCCCCTTCGGGAAGGACAAGACGGACATGGAGATCGTTTGGTTCGTCAACGGCGATGCGGTGGAAGGCGTCGACTACGACCGCGAGAAGCTGGTGTGGCTGTGGCACGTCACCACGCTGGAAGACAAGCGGATCATGACGCTCAATGCCGCGGGCGTGAATTCGCGCTTCTTCGAGCCGGGCCCCCAACATCCCGAATTCGAGGACACGCCCAAGCGTTTCGTCGATTGGTACCTGCACGCGCTGTCCGGCGATTTCACCGTGGTGCCGCCCACCGTGCGCGCGCACCGCACCAGTTCCTGCGAAATGTCGGAACACCCCTGA
- a CDS encoding amino acid permease: MSSEIDNGQRKLGFWMCTALVVGNTIGIGIFLLPASLAPYGFNATIGWLVTVLGCVALARVFARLAREMPQSDGPYGYIRATLGDIPAFLSIWCYWVSLWITNAAIATGVVGYLGSVFPAVATMSPALVALALLWFFVIVNLFGVRTGGRVQVVTTALKLVPMVAVALLGIWLLLTQPAVYTAHPPTAPVHLGDIVTASTIALFAMLGLESATVPASRVHDPARTIPRATVAGTVLTAVVYIIVSTVPMMLIPQEELASATAPFAMVMDRFAGAGVGRWLALFVVVSGLGALNGWTLLVGELTRTMAVNGVMPKVLARNNGRGAPAIALLVTGVLGTGMVLMSYSKSLVEGFTFLTKVVTAANLPLYLCCSLALAVLWHRGDKAGVRGMLPIALLGAGYATFAFVGLGHEPFMLGLVLAAAGLPLYVLMLLRRRREAAVA; the protein is encoded by the coding sequence ATGAGCAGTGAGATCGACAACGGCCAGCGCAAGCTCGGCTTCTGGATGTGCACGGCGCTGGTGGTGGGCAACACGATCGGCATCGGCATCTTCCTCCTGCCGGCATCGCTGGCGCCCTACGGGTTCAATGCCACGATCGGGTGGCTGGTCACGGTGCTCGGTTGCGTGGCGCTCGCGCGGGTCTTCGCGCGCCTGGCGCGCGAGATGCCGCAGTCCGACGGGCCTTACGGTTACATCCGCGCGACGCTCGGCGACATCCCCGCGTTCCTGTCGATCTGGTGTTACTGGGTGTCGCTGTGGATCACCAACGCGGCGATCGCCACCGGCGTGGTCGGTTACCTCGGCTCGGTGTTTCCCGCCGTGGCGACGATGTCGCCGGCGTTGGTCGCGCTGGCGCTGCTGTGGTTTTTCGTCATCGTCAACCTGTTCGGCGTGCGCACCGGCGGCCGCGTGCAGGTGGTGACCACCGCGCTCAAGCTCGTGCCGATGGTGGCCGTCGCGTTGCTCGGCATCTGGTTGCTGCTCACGCAGCCGGCGGTCTACACCGCGCATCCGCCGACCGCGCCCGTGCACCTGGGCGATATCGTCACCGCCTCGACGATCGCCTTGTTCGCGATGCTCGGCCTGGAGTCGGCCACCGTGCCGGCCTCGCGCGTCCATGACCCCGCACGCACCATTCCGCGCGCGACGGTCGCCGGTACGGTGCTCACCGCCGTGGTCTACATCATCGTGTCGACCGTCCCGATGATGCTGATCCCGCAGGAAGAACTCGCCAGCGCCACGGCGCCGTTCGCGATGGTGATGGACCGCTTCGCGGGTGCGGGCGTCGGGCGCTGGCTCGCGCTGTTCGTGGTCGTGAGCGGCCTCGGCGCGCTCAACGGGTGGACGCTGCTGGTCGGCGAGCTCACGCGCACGATGGCGGTCAACGGCGTGATGCCGAAGGTGCTGGCGCGCAACAACGGCCGCGGCGCCCCTGCGATCGCGCTTTTGGTCACCGGTGTGCTCGGCACCGGCATGGTCCTGATGAGTTACAGCAAGTCGCTGGTGGAGGGCTTCACCTTCCTCACCAAGGTGGTGACGGCGGCGAACCTGCCCCTGTACCTGTGCTGCTCGCTCGCCCTGGCGGTGCTGTGGCATCGCGGCGACAAGGCCGGCGTGCGCGGGATGTTGCCGATCGCGCTGCTGGGCGCCGGCTACGCGACCTTCGCCTTCGTCGGCCTGGGCCACGAGCCCTTCATGCTGGGCCTGGTGCTCGCGGCGGCGGGCCTTCCGCTCTACGTGCTCATGCTCCTGCGTCGCCGCCGCGAAGCCGCAGTGGCTTAA
- a CDS encoding amidohydrolase family protein, with protein sequence MNTRLLSTLALAIAATLSTSAFAAQPIVIHAGRMVDVDKGEVLTDRAIRIEDGKFVSVTPWSDAAGRDAKVIDWTKYTVLPGLMDMHTHIADEIQTKDPSLPLKSTPVRDAFIGAKNAWDTVRAGFTTVRDVGVYRGFADVALRDAIKAGDIPGPRMFVAGAYITRTGGGGEVTGLPKGTVVPDEFRRGVADNADQVRTKVNYLFDHGADFIKVIATGAVLTAGTEPGTPEYTEDEIRAAVEEAARHGSFVAAHAHGAEGIKNAVRAGVRSIEHGSLIDDEGIALMKQHGTWLVADIYNGDYIDTVGRAQGWSEETLRKNIETTQTQRDGFRKAVAAGVNIAYGTDSGVYPHGDNGRQFAYMVRYGMTPMQAIQSATINGARLLGREKELGSIAPGKAADVIAVTGDPLSNIETLRFVQAVIQNGKRVCDGPDECGPPQQGQ encoded by the coding sequence ATGAATACCAGACTGCTGTCCACGCTCGCGCTGGCCATCGCGGCCACGCTGTCCACCAGCGCCTTCGCCGCGCAACCGATCGTCATCCACGCCGGCCGCATGGTCGATGTCGACAAGGGCGAGGTGCTGACTGATCGCGCCATCCGCATCGAAGACGGGAAGTTCGTCAGCGTGACGCCGTGGTCCGACGCCGCCGGCCGCGACGCAAAGGTCATCGACTGGACGAAGTACACGGTCCTGCCCGGCCTGATGGACATGCACACGCACATCGCCGACGAGATCCAGACCAAGGATCCAAGTCTTCCCCTGAAAAGCACGCCGGTGCGCGATGCCTTCATCGGCGCGAAGAACGCGTGGGACACGGTGCGCGCGGGCTTCACCACCGTGCGCGATGTCGGCGTGTACCGCGGCTTCGCGGACGTGGCGTTGCGCGATGCGATCAAGGCCGGGGACATCCCCGGGCCGCGCATGTTCGTGGCGGGCGCCTACATAACGCGTACCGGAGGCGGCGGCGAAGTCACCGGCTTGCCGAAGGGCACCGTGGTGCCGGACGAGTTCCGCCGCGGCGTGGCCGACAACGCGGACCAGGTGCGCACGAAGGTGAACTATCTCTTCGACCACGGCGCCGACTTCATCAAGGTCATCGCCACGGGCGCAGTGCTCACCGCCGGCACCGAACCGGGCACGCCGGAATACACCGAGGACGAGATCCGCGCCGCCGTGGAAGAGGCTGCGCGCCACGGCAGCTTCGTCGCCGCGCATGCGCATGGCGCGGAAGGCATCAAGAACGCCGTGCGCGCGGGCGTTCGCTCGATCGAACACGGCTCGCTGATCGACGACGAAGGCATCGCGCTGATGAAGCAGCACGGCACCTGGCTCGTCGCCGACATCTACAACGGCGACTACATCGACACCGTGGGACGCGCGCAGGGCTGGTCCGAAGAAACGCTGCGCAAGAACATCGAAACCACCCAGACCCAGCGCGACGGCTTCCGCAAGGCCGTGGCCGCGGGCGTCAACATCGCCTACGGCACCGACAGCGGCGTGTATCCCCACGGCGACAACGGCCGCCAGTTCGCCTACATGGTTCGCTACGGCATGACGCCCATGCAGGCCATCCAGTCGGCGACGATCAACGGGGCGCGGCTGCTCGGGCGCGAAAAAGAGCTGGGTTCCATCGCGCCGGGCAAGGCGGCGGACGTGATCGCAGTCACGGGTGATCCGCTTTCCAACATCGAGACCCTGCGCTTCGTGCAGGCCGTGATCCAGAATGGCAAGCGGGTCTGCGACGGCCCGGATGAATGCGGTCCGCCGCAACAGGGGCAGTAA